In a genomic window of Nocardiopsis mwathae:
- a CDS encoding metalloregulator ArsR/SmtB family transcription factor — protein sequence MNDAPRTPSPSPSAAAAAARLPAATARRLARQLKDLGEPVRLRLLSIVVAAGGEGMCAGALAAAFDLTKPTVSHHLKVLGEAGLVTGERCGTQIIYRAGPTARRLHTILDGFARPDGQAAEPGDGGHGGLRRVLDELGVAEQPERPAEPRRTTADRPLPGLLDPEDLLDRVQERLTIRFSGMFSPETVQRYLRESYELLARSATVTPHLPTLTERFAAERLTAVARRDGIVARSLPEVLFVCVHNAGRSQMAAALLRHLAGDRVQIRSAGSAPAAGIDPMVEAIMSEVGIDLRTEFPKPLTDEIVHSADTVVTMGCGDACPVYPGTRYLDWPTPDPAGQGAAVVRGIRDDIDTRIRTELLPGLLSRPPDPDREAATRRRGGPPGSGKGFPR from the coding sequence ATGAACGACGCTCCGCGAACCCCGTCCCCATCCCCGTCAGCAGCCGCAGCGGCAGCGCGGCTCCCCGCCGCGACGGCGCGGCGGCTCGCCCGCCAGCTGAAGGACCTGGGCGAGCCGGTGCGGCTGCGGCTGCTGAGCATCGTGGTGGCCGCGGGGGGCGAGGGCATGTGCGCCGGGGCCCTCGCCGCGGCGTTCGACCTGACCAAGCCGACCGTCAGCCACCACCTCAAGGTGCTCGGCGAAGCCGGGCTGGTGACGGGGGAGCGCTGCGGCACCCAGATCATCTACCGCGCCGGCCCCACCGCACGGCGGCTGCACACCATCCTGGACGGCTTCGCGCGCCCCGATGGCCAGGCGGCCGAGCCCGGGGACGGTGGCCACGGTGGGCTCCGCAGGGTCCTCGACGAACTCGGCGTCGCGGAGCAGCCGGAACGGCCCGCCGAGCCGCGGCGCACGACCGCCGACCGCCCCCTGCCCGGTCTGCTGGACCCCGAGGACCTCCTCGACCGCGTCCAGGAACGGTTGACCATCCGCTTCAGCGGCATGTTCAGCCCGGAGACGGTCCAGCGCTACCTGCGCGAGTCCTATGAGCTGCTCGCGCGTAGCGCCACGGTCACGCCCCACCTCCCCACCCTCACCGAACGCTTCGCGGCCGAACGGCTCACCGCGGTCGCCCGCCGCGACGGCATCGTCGCCCGCTCCCTACCCGAGGTGCTCTTCGTCTGCGTGCACAACGCCGGGCGCTCCCAGATGGCCGCGGCCCTGCTGCGCCACCTGGCCGGAGACCGGGTCCAGATCCGCTCGGCCGGGTCCGCCCCGGCCGCGGGCATCGACCCCATGGTCGAGGCGATCATGTCGGAGGTCGGCATCGACCTGCGCACCGAGTTTCCCAAGCCGCTGACCGACGAGATCGTGCACAGCGCCGACACCGTCGTCACGATGGGCTGCGGCGACGCCTGCCCCGTCTACCCGGGCACGCGCTACCTCGACTGGCCGACCCCCGATCCGGCCGGCCAGGGCGCTGCGGTGGTACGGGGCATACGCGACGACATCGACACCCGCATCCGCACCGAGCTGCTCCCCGGCCTCCTGAGCCGACCCCCGGATCCGGACCGGGAGGCAGCGACGAGGAGGAGGGGAGGGCCGCCTGGATCGGGGAAAGGCTTTCCTCGATGA
- a CDS encoding metalloregulator ArsR/SmtB family transcription factor, which produces MTTGGTAAPTARPTPPPSIEAAFGPEAAERIAARIKAVADPTRLRLLATLLNAPDGTACVQDLAEALQTAQPTISHHLKTLSDAGFLGCAKRGPRSWYSIRPERADIVRDLVG; this is translated from the coding sequence GTGACCACAGGCGGTACAGCCGCGCCGACCGCGCGCCCGACACCGCCACCGAGCATCGAGGCGGCGTTCGGACCGGAAGCCGCCGAGCGGATCGCCGCGCGGATCAAGGCGGTGGCCGACCCCACCCGCCTGCGCCTCCTCGCGACCCTGCTGAACGCGCCCGACGGCACGGCCTGTGTACAGGACTTGGCGGAGGCGCTGCAGACCGCCCAGCCGACGATCAGCCACCACCTCAAGACACTCAGCGACGCCGGATTCCTCGGCTGCGCCAAGCGCGGGCCGCGATCGTGGTACTCGATCCGCCCCGAACGCGCCGACATCGTCCGCGATCTGGTGGGCTGA
- a CDS encoding oligopeptide/dipeptide ABC transporter ATP-binding protein translates to MTARLDTTPSGGPDPAAGGAAEGTAAPAAVPLLSCTDLHVVFKGRGGRRTARAVDGVDLALHAGEIVALVGESGCGKTTLARTLLGLEKPTSGRVDFEGRRLGYSMRALKAYRRRVQLVLQDPSGSLNPRHTVYEAVAEGLRIHEGATADESERVAEALSRAGLRPPERFYLRYPHELSGGQRQRVVIAGALVLHPEVIVADEPVASLDASVRGEILGLLLRLRDDLGLTALVVTHDLGLAWNIADRVAVMYLGRVVEVGTVEEVLSAPRHPYTQALLSVLPEADAGDPVVLTGEPPDPTAIPGGCRFHARCQILASGEAERAGVAHRCRTEDPGVLSGDGTDATRVACHWARRGAEPASR, encoded by the coding sequence ATGACCGCACGCCTGGACACCACCCCCTCCGGGGGGCCCGACCCGGCCGCGGGCGGCGCCGCCGAGGGCACCGCCGCCCCCGCGGCGGTGCCCCTGCTGAGCTGCACCGACCTGCACGTCGTGTTCAAGGGGCGCGGCGGCCGCCGTACCGCTCGTGCCGTCGACGGAGTGGACCTCGCCCTGCACGCCGGAGAGATCGTCGCGCTGGTCGGGGAGTCGGGCTGCGGCAAGACCACGCTCGCCCGGACCCTGCTCGGGTTGGAGAAGCCCACGTCGGGGCGGGTCGACTTCGAGGGGCGCCGTCTCGGGTACTCGATGCGCGCGCTCAAGGCCTACCGCCGCCGCGTCCAGCTGGTCCTACAGGACCCCAGCGGTTCGCTCAACCCGCGGCACACCGTCTACGAAGCGGTCGCCGAGGGGCTGCGGATCCACGAGGGCGCCACCGCCGACGAGAGCGAGCGCGTGGCCGAGGCGCTGTCGCGCGCCGGCTTGCGCCCGCCCGAGCGCTTCTACCTGCGCTACCCGCACGAGCTGTCGGGCGGGCAGCGCCAGCGGGTGGTGATCGCGGGCGCACTGGTGCTGCATCCCGAAGTCATCGTGGCCGACGAGCCGGTGGCCTCCCTGGACGCTTCGGTGCGCGGCGAAATCCTCGGCCTGCTGCTGCGGCTCCGCGACGATCTGGGCCTGACCGCCCTGGTGGTCACCCACGACCTCGGCCTGGCCTGGAACATCGCCGACCGGGTCGCGGTGATGTACCTGGGCCGGGTGGTCGAGGTCGGCACGGTCGAGGAGGTGCTGTCCGCACCCCGCCACCCCTACACCCAGGCGCTGCTGTCGGTGCTGCCCGAGGCCGACGCGGGCGACCCGGTCGTGCTGACCGGCGAGCCCCCGGACCCCACGGCGATCCCCGGCGGCTGCCGCTTCCACGCCCGCTGCCAGATCCTCGCCTCGGGGGAGGCCGAACGCGCCGGGGTCGCGCACCGCTGCCGCACCGAGGACCCCGGCGTCCTCAGCGGCGACGGCACCGACGCCACCCGGGTCGCCTGCCACTGGGCACGCCGAGGCGCCGAGCCCGCGTCCCGCTGA
- a CDS encoding carbohydrate ABC transporter permease, with protein sequence MTVPPPDALRARPRTASGTRGRTGPGRGERAVERRLAFWLLLPTLVALGLIVAYPVTRAVVRSVFDDPIRGDPDFVGFANYAEALWGFERVEFWNAFANTVLFTVVTVTIETLLGLAMALVMHRAFRGRGIVRVAVLLPWALPTAVSAVMWGWMLQPDGVVNALLGTDIVWGGSEWPAKWSIIFAEVWKTSPFVALLILAGLQTIPPHLYEAAAIDGASAWKRFTSITLPLVKPALVVAVLFRTLDALRMYDLPQILTGGANNTDTLSMLVVQAATSELRQGYGGALSTITFLFVFLCAFLLIRTIGANVFAGFGGEGGARR encoded by the coding sequence ATGACCGTCCCGCCCCCCGACGCCCTGCGGGCACGGCCGCGCACCGCCTCGGGCACCCGCGGCCGGACCGGCCCCGGCCGGGGAGAACGCGCCGTCGAGCGCCGACTGGCGTTCTGGCTGCTCCTGCCGACCCTCGTCGCCCTCGGCCTCATCGTGGCCTACCCGGTCACCCGCGCCGTCGTCCGGTCGGTGTTCGACGACCCCATCCGGGGCGACCCCGACTTCGTCGGCTTCGCCAACTACGCCGAGGCGCTCTGGGGCTTCGAGCGCGTCGAGTTCTGGAACGCCTTCGCCAACACCGTCCTGTTCACCGTCGTCACCGTCACCATCGAGACCCTGCTCGGCCTCGCCATGGCCCTGGTGATGCACCGCGCCTTCCGCGGCCGGGGCATCGTGCGCGTCGCCGTGCTGCTGCCCTGGGCGCTGCCCACGGCGGTGAGCGCCGTCATGTGGGGGTGGATGCTGCAGCCCGACGGCGTCGTCAACGCGCTGCTGGGCACCGACATCGTCTGGGGCGGCAGCGAGTGGCCGGCCAAGTGGTCGATCATCTTCGCCGAGGTCTGGAAGACGTCCCCCTTCGTCGCGCTGCTCATCCTCGCCGGGCTGCAGACCATACCGCCGCACCTCTACGAGGCCGCGGCCATCGACGGCGCCTCCGCCTGGAAGCGGTTCACCTCCATCACCCTGCCCCTGGTCAAGCCGGCGCTGGTGGTCGCGGTGCTCTTCCGCACGCTGGACGCGCTGCGCATGTACGACCTCCCGCAGATCCTCACCGGCGGGGCCAACAACACCGACACCCTGTCCATGCTGGTCGTCCAGGCGGCCACGAGCGAGCTCCGGCAGGGCTACGGCGGCGCGCTGTCGACGATCACCTTCCTGTTCGTCTTCCTGTGCGCCTTCCTGCTGATCAGGACGATCGGCGCGAACGTGTTCGCCGGCTTCGGCGGCGAGGGGGGAGCGCGGCGGTGA
- a CDS encoding ABC transporter permease produces MTETPSTPPARGPAGIPPAGPPAAPGGERRHRAARVLRYVAGRLLTAAVSLFAVVVTSFFLFRILPGDPVRALTQDRAVTVEQMEAMRREFGLDQPLWQQFVDYCLGMLRFDFGISYQYRAPVTELLLDRLGPTLLLAGTGTLIAAVIGLTLGTGSAWRRGSVMDRVNTGVALTLWSVPSFWLGLLLIVALSSGAGLFPTSGMMSPGVTGTFNVALDVAHHMVLPVTTMVAVIYAQYMMVMRSSLLDEMGSDYLTTARAKGLRDALVLRRHAVPNALLPTVTLIFLELGRVLSGVILVETVFAWPGLGSLFYSGLRVPDLPIVQALFVVFAGSVIIMNLLADLVYPLLDPRVRP; encoded by the coding sequence GTGACGGAGACTCCCAGTACTCCGCCCGCCCGTGGTCCCGCCGGGATCCCCCCGGCGGGACCGCCGGCCGCGCCGGGCGGCGAGCGCCGGCACCGGGCCGCGCGGGTGCTGCGCTACGTCGCCGGGCGTCTGCTCACCGCTGCGGTATCGCTGTTCGCGGTGGTCGTCACCAGCTTCTTCCTGTTCCGCATCCTGCCCGGCGACCCGGTGCGGGCGCTCACCCAGGACCGGGCCGTCACCGTCGAGCAGATGGAGGCGATGCGCCGCGAATTCGGCCTGGACCAGCCGCTGTGGCAGCAGTTCGTCGACTACTGCCTGGGCATGCTCCGGTTCGACTTCGGTATCTCCTACCAGTACCGGGCGCCCGTCACCGAGCTCCTCCTCGACCGGCTCGGCCCCACCCTGCTCCTGGCCGGGACCGGCACCCTGATCGCCGCGGTCATCGGGCTGACCCTGGGCACCGGCTCGGCGTGGCGGCGCGGCTCGGTGATGGACCGCGTCAACACCGGGGTGGCGCTGACACTCTGGTCGGTTCCGTCGTTCTGGCTCGGCCTGCTCTTGATCGTCGCACTGTCCTCGGGCGCCGGGTTGTTCCCCACCAGCGGAATGATGAGCCCCGGCGTCACCGGGACGTTCAACGTCGCCCTGGACGTGGCCCACCACATGGTGCTGCCGGTGACCACCATGGTCGCCGTCATCTACGCCCAGTACATGATGGTCATGCGCTCCTCGCTGCTGGACGAGATGGGCTCGGACTACCTCACCACGGCACGCGCCAAGGGGCTGCGCGACGCCCTGGTGCTGCGCCGCCACGCCGTGCCCAACGCGCTGCTGCCCACCGTCACCCTCATCTTCCTGGAACTCGGCCGGGTGCTGAGCGGCGTGATCCTCGTGGAGACCGTGTTCGCCTGGCCCGGCCTGGGGTCGCTGTTCTACTCCGGGCTCAGGGTGCCCGACCTGCCGATCGTGCAGGCCCTGTTCGTCGTCTTCGCCGGTTCGGTGATCATCATGAACCTCCTGGCCGACCTCGTGTACCCGCTGCTCGACCCCCGGGTGCGGCCATGA
- a CDS encoding ABC transporter permease produces the protein MSRRALVWERRRRAFREFRREYARNRAGMFGLAGLLAFGLLALAAPLIIDPAHITATGAPGDRFEPPSLRYPLGTDAFGRSVLDLVVWGARISLMVGFLATFVSVSLGTLIGIIAGHFGGWSANVLMRITDWFLVLPTLVMAVALAAVMERSTLTIIIAIGVTAWPTPARLVRAQTLAVEARPYIERARALGGGHAHIMVRHVLPNVMPVVLAQTTLLVSSSIIMESTLAFLGLGDPGIISWGGILQEARTAGAISSGMWWYIVPPGVAIALVALAFTLCGRALEGVFNPRLRERR, from the coding sequence ATGAGCCGCCGGGCGCTGGTCTGGGAGCGGCGCCGCCGCGCGTTCCGCGAGTTCCGCCGCGAGTACGCGCGCAACCGCGCCGGAATGTTCGGGCTGGCCGGGCTGCTGGCGTTCGGGCTGCTCGCACTGGCCGCCCCGCTGATCATCGACCCCGCGCACATCACCGCCACCGGGGCGCCCGGCGACCGCTTCGAGCCGCCCAGCCTCCGCTACCCGCTGGGTACCGACGCGTTCGGCCGCTCCGTGCTGGACCTGGTGGTGTGGGGCGCGCGGATCTCGCTCATGGTCGGCTTCCTGGCCACGTTCGTCTCCGTCTCGCTGGGCACCCTCATCGGGATCATCGCCGGACACTTCGGCGGCTGGTCGGCCAACGTGCTGATGCGCATCACCGACTGGTTCCTGGTGCTGCCCACGCTGGTGATGGCCGTCGCGCTGGCCGCGGTCATGGAGCGCAGCACGCTGACCATCATCATCGCGATCGGCGTCACCGCCTGGCCCACACCGGCGCGGCTGGTGCGCGCACAGACGCTGGCCGTGGAGGCGCGCCCCTACATCGAGCGCGCGCGGGCGCTGGGCGGCGGGCACGCCCACATCATGGTCCGGCACGTGCTGCCCAACGTCATGCCGGTGGTGCTGGCCCAGACCACCCTGCTGGTGTCGAGCTCCATCATCATGGAGTCCACGCTCGCGTTCCTCGGGCTGGGCGACCCCGGCATCATCTCCTGGGGCGGCATCCTGCAGGAGGCGCGGACCGCGGGCGCCATCAGCTCCGGCATGTGGTGGTACATCGTCCCGCCCGGCGTGGCCATCGCACTGGTCGCGCTGGCCTTCACGCTGTGCGGGCGGGCGCTGGAGGGCGTGTTCAACCCCAGACTCCGGGAACGGCGGTGA
- a CDS encoding ROK family transcriptional regulator codes for MSGDVDAADRHDTDDEGHGVRGDGESTMVRPAAGSMAAVRRINTSLVLDAVRAAGRPMRVSSLMESTGLSRPTVEALTEALTAQGWLVESEGAPQPGRRSPGRPARTYEFNARAGWVLGIDVGAHKVSACRADLRGTPRAWARVPVTPMTPADDRLDAARAAVSEVMADAAATVPGGATGAGASGGPAGSGTGDHRISGSSAPSPRILAASLATPGVVAPPPQRVVLAPALPGWDEVDFDRWAHGVLPCPLHVDNDANLAVIAERAAGVARDHEDVVFLLLGERLGAGIVTGGRLLRGHNGAAGEIGYAPFPGAPAVPPSGFGPLESQVNADAIVEMVTEEFARPGAAIDSPLHRRFSAASAGEHVPAIAASAKEGDPVALRVLYRLCQRLAEGIAPMLLVLNPELVVLGGGISGVGDALRAPLRSALGRRLLFPPDLELSALGDRAVVLGAVHDALTRFEESTLSVISA; via the coding sequence GTGAGCGGGGACGTCGACGCGGCCGACCGCCACGACACGGACGACGAAGGGCACGGGGTGCGCGGAGACGGAGAGTCCACCATGGTCAGACCGGCCGCAGGCTCGATGGCGGCGGTGCGGCGGATCAACACGTCGCTGGTGCTCGACGCGGTGCGCGCGGCGGGTCGGCCGATGCGTGTCTCCTCCCTGATGGAGAGCACCGGGCTGTCACGGCCGACGGTGGAGGCGCTCACCGAGGCGCTGACCGCGCAGGGCTGGCTGGTGGAGAGCGAGGGCGCGCCGCAGCCGGGCCGCCGCTCCCCTGGGCGGCCGGCTCGGACGTACGAGTTCAACGCGCGGGCGGGGTGGGTGCTGGGAATCGACGTGGGTGCCCACAAGGTGTCGGCCTGCCGGGCCGACCTGCGCGGAACTCCGCGGGCGTGGGCGCGCGTCCCGGTCACCCCGATGACACCCGCCGATGACCGACTCGACGCGGCGCGCGCGGCCGTCTCCGAGGTCATGGCGGACGCCGCGGCCACCGTTCCCGGCGGCGCCACCGGAGCCGGCGCAAGCGGCGGCCCCGCGGGCAGCGGAACGGGCGACCACCGCATCAGCGGCTCCAGCGCGCCGTCACCGCGTATCCTGGCCGCGTCGCTGGCGACACCGGGCGTCGTCGCGCCGCCGCCCCAGCGCGTGGTCCTGGCCCCGGCACTGCCCGGCTGGGACGAGGTGGACTTCGACCGCTGGGCGCACGGCGTCCTGCCGTGCCCGCTGCACGTCGACAACGACGCCAATCTCGCCGTCATCGCCGAGCGGGCGGCCGGCGTGGCGCGCGACCACGAGGACGTCGTCTTCCTGCTCCTCGGCGAACGGCTCGGCGCCGGGATCGTCACGGGTGGTCGGCTGCTGCGCGGACACAACGGCGCCGCCGGCGAGATCGGCTACGCCCCGTTCCCCGGGGCGCCCGCCGTGCCCCCGTCCGGGTTCGGCCCACTGGAGTCCCAGGTCAACGCCGACGCCATCGTCGAGATGGTGACCGAGGAATTCGCCCGGCCGGGAGCGGCGATCGACTCGCCGCTCCACCGCCGCTTCTCCGCGGCCTCCGCCGGCGAACACGTCCCGGCGATCGCCGCTAGCGCCAAGGAGGGCGATCCCGTCGCGCTGCGCGTCCTCTACCGGCTGTGCCAGCGCCTCGCCGAGGGCATCGCGCCCATGCTCCTGGTGCTCAACCCCGAACTGGTCGTCCTCGGCGGCGGCATCTCCGGTGTCGGCGACGCCCTGCGCGCCCCCTTGCGATCGGCTCTCGGCCGCCGCCTCCTCTTCCCCCCGGACCTGGAGCTGTCCGCCCTCGGCGACCGCGCCGTCGTCCTCGGCGCCGTCCACGACGCCCTCACCCGCTTCGAAGAGAGCACCCTGTCGGTCATCAGCGCGTGA
- a CDS encoding ABC transporter substrate-binding protein — translation MATSGPGPGPWARRLALVVAGAVFATSGCAGSLPGEDADAVVTFAVTRASGGDMGAIIGHFNEANPDARVRVVYLAAAADAQRNALVQDLQARTGRYDVLYTDAVWTAEFAARGWLEPLDRERFAGPGILPAAAATGTYGGELYAAPFATGTGMLYYRSDLIDDPPTTWAELIAACPLAEEHGMDCYAGQFARYEGLTVNATEAIASAGGRIIDEDGGVAVDSPEARAGLGFLVDGFEQGYIPRAALTYMEDEARLAFQRGDLLFMRNWAFAWPAMEEPGPESRVQGRFDAVPLPGHEGPGTGTLGGNNLALSAYSGNKAEALRFIEFVQSEAVQRRWMAETNTPTSWQANYEDEELMAAAPHLVPQRRALDAVQPRPVSPRYNDVTNAVQKHVHAALSGEKTVDEAVADLQEELEWAVRDT, via the coding sequence ATGGCTACTTCCGGACCCGGGCCCGGACCGTGGGCCCGACGACTCGCCCTGGTCGTCGCGGGCGCCGTGTTCGCCACGAGCGGCTGCGCCGGCAGCCTGCCCGGTGAGGACGCGGACGCGGTCGTCACCTTCGCCGTGACCCGCGCATCCGGCGGCGACATGGGCGCGATCATCGGGCACTTCAACGAGGCGAACCCCGACGCGCGCGTTCGCGTCGTCTACCTCGCCGCCGCGGCCGACGCCCAGCGCAACGCCCTGGTCCAGGACCTCCAGGCCCGCACCGGCCGCTACGACGTGCTCTACACCGACGCCGTGTGGACCGCCGAGTTCGCCGCCCGCGGCTGGCTCGAACCACTCGACAGGGAGCGCTTCGCCGGCCCCGGCATCCTCCCCGCCGCCGCGGCCACCGGAACCTACGGGGGCGAGCTGTACGCCGCCCCCTTCGCCACCGGAACCGGCATGCTCTACTACCGCAGCGACCTCATCGACGACCCGCCCACCACCTGGGCCGAACTCATCGCCGCCTGCCCCCTCGCCGAAGAGCACGGCATGGACTGCTACGCCGGGCAGTTCGCCCGCTACGAGGGCCTGACCGTGAACGCGACCGAGGCCATCGCCTCGGCCGGCGGGCGCATCATCGACGAGGACGGCGGGGTCGCCGTCGACTCACCGGAGGCGCGGGCGGGGCTGGGCTTCCTGGTCGACGGCTTCGAGCAGGGCTACATCCCCAGGGCGGCGCTCACCTACATGGAGGACGAGGCCCGCCTCGCCTTCCAACGCGGCGACCTGCTGTTCATGCGCAACTGGGCGTTCGCCTGGCCCGCCATGGAGGAGCCCGGCCCCGAGTCGCGGGTGCAGGGCCGGTTCGACGCGGTCCCGCTTCCCGGCCACGAGGGACCCGGCACCGGCACGCTCGGCGGAAACAACCTCGCCCTGTCCGCCTACAGCGGCAACAAGGCCGAGGCTCTGCGCTTCATCGAGTTCGTGCAGAGCGAAGCGGTCCAGCGCCGGTGGATGGCCGAGACCAACACGCCCACCTCCTGGCAGGCCAACTACGAGGACGAGGAGCTGATGGCGGCCGCCCCGCACCTCGTCCCGCAGCGCCGTGCCCTGGACGCCGTCCAGCCGCGCCCGGTGTCGCCGCGCTACAACGACGTCACCAACGCCGTGCAGAAGCACGTCCACGCCGCCCTGTCCGGTGAGAAGACCGTCGACGAGGCGGTGGCCGACCTCCAGGAGGAGCTGGAGTGGGCGGTGAGGGACACATGA
- a CDS encoding ABC transporter ATP-binding protein, with product MKHVDERARAGASPRTDYLRVKDLHVTYRTAGGDIPAVRGASFGLAPGSKLGVAGESGCGKSTVALALLRLLPKSARVSGEILIDGEDVLGMKWGRLRAVRWAGASVVFQGAMHSLNAVHRVGDQIAEPILLHEPRTTPAAVRRRVGALLEQVGLPPARARAYPHELSGGQRQRVMIAMALACEPRLIIADEPTTALDVMIQAQILRLIDSLVGDTGISMLMISHDLSVLADTCDRLAVMYAGRIVEEGPAQQVFDDARHPYGAALSAAFPRIGDPSSRRNPHGLAGDPPDPAALPGGCAFRPRCPVVQDRCAAVDPVLWPVGPDRAAACVRVPSDDDARAAGVPAGADAASPGMPPEQVARDPNGAPPITRPEETR from the coding sequence GTGAAGCACGTGGACGAGCGAGCACGCGCAGGAGCGTCCCCGCGCACCGACTACCTGCGGGTGAAGGATTTGCACGTCACCTACCGCACCGCCGGCGGCGACATCCCCGCGGTGCGCGGGGCGTCCTTCGGCCTGGCACCGGGCAGCAAGCTCGGGGTGGCCGGGGAGTCGGGCTGCGGCAAGTCCACCGTCGCCCTGGCGCTGCTGCGGCTGCTGCCCAAGTCGGCGCGCGTCAGCGGGGAGATCCTGATCGACGGTGAGGACGTCCTCGGCATGAAGTGGGGGCGGCTGCGCGCGGTGCGCTGGGCCGGGGCGTCCGTCGTGTTCCAAGGGGCGATGCACTCGCTCAACGCCGTGCACCGCGTGGGCGACCAGATCGCCGAGCCGATCCTGCTGCACGAGCCCAGGACCACCCCGGCCGCGGTGCGGCGCCGCGTCGGCGCGCTGCTCGAACAGGTCGGCCTGCCCCCGGCGCGGGCGCGGGCCTACCCGCACGAGCTGTCGGGCGGGCAGCGCCAGCGCGTCATGATCGCCATGGCGCTGGCCTGCGAGCCGCGGCTGATCATCGCCGACGAGCCGACGACCGCGCTGGACGTGATGATCCAGGCGCAGATCCTGCGACTGATCGACAGCCTGGTCGGCGATACGGGCATCAGCATGCTGATGATCAGCCACGACCTGTCGGTGCTCGCCGACACCTGCGACCGGCTCGCCGTCATGTACGCTGGCCGGATCGTCGAGGAGGGGCCCGCCCAGCAGGTGTTCGACGACGCCCGCCACCCCTATGGCGCGGCACTCAGCGCCGCGTTCCCGAGGATCGGCGACCCCTCCTCCCGGCGCAACCCGCACGGTCTGGCCGGGGATCCGCCCGACCCGGCGGCGCTGCCCGGGGGGTGCGCGTTCCGGCCGCGCTGCCCGGTGGTCCAGGACCGGTGCGCGGCGGTGGACCCCGTGCTGTGGCCCGTCGGCCCCGACCGCGCCGCCGCGTGTGTGCGGGTGCCGTCCGATGACGACGCCCGGGCCGCCGGGGTCCCGGCGGGGGCCGACGCGGCGTCGCCGGGTATGCCTCCGGAGCAGGTCGCCCGGGACCCGAACGGGGCGCCGCCCATCACCCGGCCCGAGGAGACGCGATGA